AATCCTGGCCAtctgtctgcttctgttttcttaagcagaaaataaaaccacagcaaCGTAGAGCGAGAGCTCAAAATTTTAGAAATTAGGAGAAACAATAAGAGacttgtcatggttttgcaAAGTTAATActttctctattatttttccttttacatgctAAAGCTTGGTCCAATCTTATATTTATCATGATTAGAATATTGATTTGCTGTCTCCCATCCATGAATCCTTTTACTGGAATCACCACATATCTCCTCTGGTTTCACTCAAGTGAAACAGTGAAGCATTGTCAAGTTTTAAAAGTTATGTGGCAAGTCCGGTCATTTAATGCTTCTAGTAttaatttcccttccttcccccttccttcccccttcctcccccccccttttcatCAAAGTGAATTAGTTGTAGAGGTTTTTTTATAGCAATTCACAATTAATTATgcagcaaaactgtttttccacttctttgGTGGGATGACGTAGCTTACACTCTTTCTATTAAATTATCTTGTCCTTTTATGTCTTTTTCCTATACCTTTTACCTATGGAGGTATATCGCAAAATTCCCTTCCTAACACagtaacaagaacaaaaatattagGACAGAAGAGTGGGAATAATTTAAGGTGCAAGGCCTTCAGAATTAGGAGTAGGAAGGTCCTTCCACTTTGCTGATGGCACTCAGACTGTATCCCAGtctcttgctgttttttgttgtttttatttttgttcaaattTTGTACAGGCTTATTTATTAAGCTTCCATTTATAGGTCAGCTTTCCTGCAAAGTGTGGTGTGAGGAGCCAAGCTGGACCTTATTCAGAGACCTAAATGCATCCTGTGGCATGTTTTAATTCTTCTATTGGGTTTACTCAATCCATGCATCTAAGCAAAattttggaaagaataaaattgaGAGAACTTTAATTTTTGCTCTGTGACAGATCTGTAAaggaaatgttctgttttctaaatacTAGTTTTACTGTGGTTTGCATCTTCAGACTCTTTatagttgttcttttttgttttcagatggtGAGCTAAATGTTCTGGATGACATTTTAACTGATGCTCCTGACCAAGATGATGAATTGTATAACCCAGACAGTGAGCAAGATAAATGTGAGAAAAAGGGTATGTGACTTTTGCAGTGGAGGTCTTACgtaaaagatggaaaaagaaaaagtaaataaatctgtcTGTGTTATTATGGTTCAGTCTTTGAGTAACACGTTTTAGAACTTGATTCAAAGAGCTAAGGAGTCCAAAAAGACTTCCAAGGGAATCTGCTCTTTCACCTGACCTTGCAAACAAGCATTTAACTGGGTTACCTCTTGCCTCAGAAGTAATTGTGGAGTCTGCATTGTCATGAGTGTATTTGATGTTAGAAAAGTCTGTGGTATTTGCTTTAATGAAGTGATATGGAGCAAGGGGGGCCACAAGTCTTGTTCTGGCTCAGTTGTTAATATGGCTTTAGGCCAGTAGCATGAGAGTTTGTTTAATGTTTCCATATATAACATTTAGAAAACACCTACCAAAATCTAAGGGAAGTAGTTGCTCTTTTAAAGTGTTAGGCAAGTTTTACAGCATCAGCTGTTCTGTACAAGCCTTTCAGAATGTTGTTAATGAACCAAGTGCAACAGGGCATTTACCAATAGGAGAGGAAGCAGGAGTCTCTGTAGAGGTTAAAGGTTTGTTATACAAAATAACATTAAGCTTGATATCTCTTCTCATTTAAggatcaaaaagaaaaagtgacagGTTGGAAAATGTtgaaagcaaaagacaaaaacctTCTGTGCATTCATCGAGGCAGATGATGCCAAAGCCTCCTAGTTCATCAGTTAGCAATAACAAGAGAATAGTGTCTACAAAAGGAAAGCCAGTATCAGAATACAAGAATGAGGAGTACCAGAGGTCTGATAGAAACAGACGCCCAGATGGTGATCGAAAAACACGCGTGTCAAGCAGTTCCAGGGATCCTTATAAAGGACAACCAGAAAAGACGTGTCTGAGGAAGAGGGATATTGACAGAAGGGCAAAGTCTTCCACACCAGATGGTTCAGAGGTATTAAATGTTCTTGCTGccttataaataaaacaactgaGACTTTTATAAGGCACGTTCTCTTAGGACTGTGTTTGCATCCTAACAATGTTGTGTGACCACTGATTcgctttttctttaaacatcaGAGAATCAGACATGATTTGGATAGAAGACCAAGCAGGTCCAGCCATTCTTCTAAAGAAGAGGTTAACTCTGAGGAATATTGTTCAGACCATGAGACTGGTAGCAGTGGCTCTTCTGAACAAGGCAATACAGAAAACgaggaggaaggaatggaagaagaagaagatgatgaaggggaggaggatgaagaggtggaagaagatggggaagaggatgaagaagagtATGAACAGGATGAGAGAgatcagaaggaaggaaatgactATGACACACGAAGTGAAGCCAGCGATTCTGATTCCGAATCTGCCTCTTTCACAGACGGGTCAGTCAGATCTGCGTCTGGTTCAGAAGCATCAGGTAGGTGACATTTAACATTCTGATCTGAAACACTTTGCCATTGAGAGTTTTGCTAATTTTAAGGTACTGATCAATGAACATGTGTAAAGTAATCTTTAGCAACACAAGTCAGTAAGATCTTAATATTGAAATATTCTAGGGAAATTCATCTTAATGGATATAAGTTATTCTGAACTCATGTAGATGGTTGACCAAGTAAACTGGAGCAGTAAAAGCACTGTATTCACCAGAGAAGGTATGATGTTAGGTAGTTGAGCACTGTCTGCCTTCTGTACAGCAAGTTTGAATGTAAGTTGGAATTATTAGCTATTAAGACAAACATAGAGAAGTTTTGAGCAAAAACTAAGAACAAATGCTTCTCAGTCATTTAGTGTAACTGGTGCTGAGTTACAGATAGGAAATGTTGATGACATAAATACTGCATTGCTTGGAGGATTTCAGGCTCGTGCAGACCTGTTTTCTGAGTGTAGTTGAACATTCTTTCCCTTAGTTGTTTCTATATACGCAGACATAAAAGATTTGCATCAAGTAAACCTTGAAAAGATTATTGTAATTGCTGTAGAGTAGAGAAACTTCAGTACAGTCTAAATTTTTCATAGAAGAAAGAGGCTTACTGTATTGTTGAGTTTCCTCTTGTTTAGCTTCCTGATCTAAAGTCTTCATAGACAGTTTTCCTGCTTAATATCTGTGATTTCATTCAGGTTTATTGTTTGGAATTACCAAACAGAACAGTGTAACttaaagacaaataaatatgtaataGTTGTTCTGAAAAGGTCTGTAGCATAACCTGTCTTTTTCTAGAGTGCAAATAACTGTGctccagtgttttgttttcatacttCTTGATGTTTTGTTTAGCTTTGAGCAAGCAAGCCCATGTCACTGTCAGAGTTCGTGCTCTGTAAATTTTGCTGAAGAGAAGAACTAAAACCACCCTTATGTGAACACCTAGGAGATTAGTTCTGTCTTTCAACTTTGCTTGCAATTTCTAGGTTTGTGGCATTTGGCTTTTTTGTGAATTAAAAGCTTTTGCAtgtgcagaaaaagcaaacGCTGCTTTGGGTGCAGCAACTAGGATTTTAATGTGTGCTAACTTTAGTGCTTTTTTTCAAGTGCTAACTTTAACTTTATGAATATTTGCCTGTTTTGGTGCTTTGCATCTAAATTTTGCCTGTTGCGTAATGATGAAAATGATgctattttgtgtttgttttttttctttttctttttttagatgagaaaaagaaggaaaggaagagagctAGAGGTATCTCTCCAATTGTTTTTGATAGAAGTGGAAGTTCTGCATCAGAATCCTATGCAGgtattctttccttttattgctTGTTGTCCTGACTTGCATCAAGTCTTAATGAATAgtctaaaataaatgtaactgGCTGTAGAGATTTATGGGGTATGTAGCTTTGTATAATTCAGTATTGACTTCTGGCATGTTGTGTGTGGGTACCTTTGGgggaggtggaggtgggggagggggaagggaggttGTGGGCTTTCTTGTTAATTTAATGCTATTCTGTTGCTTAAGTggaattttcacttttttttaaaacttggaAGATGATGATTCAGTGACTAGTTTTCTGAGTAGGAAACTGttcaaatgctattttaaaaaacaaacccaaaccaaacaacccaaaaccaaccaaacaattaaaacaaaccaacactCGTGCACATGGAACAGtatctttttgtgtgtgtgggtgcGCGCCAGAAAGCATAATTTGTCATGAATGAAAATTGTATGTGACAAGGCTGTAGAAATTGTATATTATCTCTATTAAGACTCAATCTGAACAAAATGTACTTTGGCTAAACACAGGTTCAGAAAAGAAGCATGAGAAATTATCATCTTCCGTTCGTGCTGTCCAAAAAGGTATcatttaaatttgaatttttaatgcATGCCCCACAGCGAGCCATTGTCTCTGTTCATTAAATTATATGTGAGTAGTAATGTTCCGATATAAAGCCTTTTGAGCCTGTAAATGTGAGCATGAGTAAATCTTGAGCTAATTTTGCATGTGTTGAGAGTGTAATGCAAAAATTCCAGCCTTTTTGCCTCATCACAgaagcaacaaagcaaaaaatgagtTGCTTCCATGTAAAAAGAGGACTGTATCATTAATATCTATTGGAGGATTCATGTTGATATGTGTTTCCTGATATTCATCCAGAGAGTCTCAAGGAAGGAAATAAGTCCTATATATCGGAACATCACTAAGTCCTGCtaattttagttttttctttacttgaaTATCTCAAGTTTTAGTTTGATTTCCCTTGGCATTTTGTACTACACAGCTTAGATTTCAAATTTCAAGTTGGGTGGTTGACTGTTTTGATCCATAGGTAGGAATGGGGTGGGATACAGTCTGTTTTGAAGGAGGCAAATAACTATCTACACTTACAGCAAcatttttgaaagctgaatttttaCAGCTGAACTtattttacacatttattttttttttcagaccaaACAAGCAAACTTAAATACATTCTCCAAGATGCAAGATTTTTTCTCATCAAGAGTAATAACCATGAAAACGTTTCACTTGCTAAAGCAAAGGTATGTAAATTTTTCTTGAAACTCATCACATTGAGTATATTTGGACACAGCTTACTATAACACAAGTGTATTGGTGTGTATGTGTGCGCCTTTTTTCATTACTTCAGTCTTGGTAGTGGTGATGATGAAAGCTAATGCTCCCTGATGCTTTTGGGGTAGCAACTCTGCTTCCACTGTAACCCAGGGAAGTTTCTAGGCCaccagtcacagaatcacagatcacacacagaatgaccctGGTTGGAaggggacctcaaggatcatgaagttcaaACCCCCCACgtggcagggccaccaaacttccacattgactagatcaggttgctcagggccccatccaacctggccttgaacaccttcagggacagggcatccacaacctccctgggcagcctgttccaggacctcaccaatctcctagtaaagaacttacccctaacatccaacccaaatctaccctctttcaacttaaatccatttccccttgtcctggtaTTATCAGCCCTTTAAAGAGTTTACTCCCATCCTGAATATAGGTTCCCTTTatgtactgaaaggctgcagtgaggtcaccctgcagccttcttttctccagaaaacCAGTCACTGTTCatgataaaattaaaaggagCCTTAAGCCATGAGTGAATCTGTCTCTGAAACCAGTGGGTAGCTGGTTCAAGGAAGTTTTGAAAGCTAGTCTTCTTTGCTCAGTGCCTCTCTGATGGTACGTTCTGAATGAATCTACACTATTCTTCTGTAAAAGTGATCATGTTAAGGTGACCAGTTGTGAAATACAGTGGATATATGCAATGTTGTCattttttcatacaaaacattAAGTTCTAGTTATTGAAAAGAATTTAGAATAGTCCTTGTAATCAGTACATTGAATTTGCTTCAGGTGTTGGGGAAAatgattttgtcttttttgaaaatctgtttttatttaaaaaaaaaaaaaggtattgtAATAACTGTAATCAGAATATGGTTTAGGGCAGGTGGTAGTCTTGCATAAATCCAGCACTATGGGTCTCCTGCTCCTGTTAATTTTGAGGGAGCTTCCGTTTTCAGCATTATGGTACTTTGTAATTTGCACTTTGTGTTAGATCTTTCTCTGTGATCAGATAAGTTTTATACACGGTACAGGATAGTCAGTGAGAATGTGGGATCTCTGTTGCTGCTGAGCTTTTAGAATTTGTACAGTGCAGATAGATTTTTGCCTGGCAGCAGCATTGTTTAGAAGCTGTTGGTAGAAATAGTTTGGATGATCTGCCACCATGGCTGCTGCTTCCTTAAGGGCAGAAGTTCATTGAGTGGAATTGAACACGTGTTCCTTATTGGAGCATAGGGTTTCTTGTTTCTCTGGGTTTCCTCTGTGAAATCTTGGCAGTGTGATACTACCTGCTGTTCTGTCTGTATCCATCAGCTGCTGTAGAGGCAATGTTTAgttacagaagcagaacagaaaggatgCGTAAGTATTTAATGTTGTGTGATTCACAGCATTTTTCAGTTGACTTTTATGTAGCCAATGTAAGTTGTTCTGTCTCAGTGTGCTTTCACAAACAATCCTAAAACAGTGAGCATCTGactaaaagtgagaaaataaatagttttctgGTGACTCTTCCAATGAATTGGCTTGTCATAAGATCAGGCAAGCAGTAATTGAGCACAGCATAGGACATAAAAACATGTTATTCCccatcctttctttttgtcaAAGACCAGTTTCTTTATCTACTAGAAAATACTCTGAGGCTGAAGCTTGAACATAGTAAGCAAGCATAAGCTTCTTTTCTGAACTTGTTCTGAGAAATGGAATGGGGTGCTGATGTTACTGAAAACTAGTGTAGCAAACTATCTGTTTTATAGCTGAGTTGCCTAAAAGCAGGATGAGGGTTTTTCTGGACGTGGCTGAGGGAGTGTCTGGAGGAAGTTCAAAGGTAGGAACTAGCCAGTGAAGATGAGGGATACTGAACAAACTATTTTGAGTTGTGTTGTTAGTTTGATATGTTGGTCCGGTGTCTTCGATATCTGCCCATTTGCTAAAAGAACTTCAAAGCCTGCAAGGTCGCCTCTGCTAATCTGTCACACCAACAGGGTCATTCAAGTCTGCCTGTCCACCTTTCATTTATATAGGtcattctgaaatgaatgcttcctgtttatttccatggaaactaccaCAGAGCACAgtaatactatttgatagagcgGATGTTCAACTGAAAAACCCTATTGTTTAACACACTCACAGCCATTAGCTTTGCagttttgccagcaatgaacatAAGCCTGCATGCTGTTCTCATAAAGGTCTGTGCCATTAGAGGTGGcccactgttgccactgctgaaatggaTCACTGTGCTCATGGCCACTGTTTGGTCACTATCAAtcttcagcaagtgttgatgaatgtcagcaCCATTTTTTGTGCATGGAGGAATTTATAACGAACCTTTGCTTCCTGTACTCTTCTGTGtaagacaccattttgtcacactgtctttctgctgctgtgtgtgtgtgacagatGTAATCATCTGTCTGTTGTTACAAATGAAACCTTATAAATGCTCAGTGCATCTACAGTgttcaaaaaagacaaagcaactttttttcccataagTTTTATTATGAGACAGGCTAAAAGTGTTTTCCAAAAGAACTGATGTTAACAGTACCATTCTCTTTTGATTATCTTTTATCCTTGATCACTAGCTTGGTCTTGGTTTTTTTCGCCTAAGCCATGTTCTTGAAATCTGTCAGCGAAACCACTTGACATTAACACTTTTGCTGATGTGTTgggggttgttttcttttagggaGTATGGTCAACCCTTccagtgaatgaaaaaaagcTTAATGCTGCGTTTAGATCAGCAAGGAGtgttattttgatattttctgtaAGAGAGAGTGGCAAATTCCAAGGTAAGGGAGATAAGCTTTTAGAAAGGTAAGTGAAAGTGACATTTTGTGTGGTAGCTTTTCTGTTGTTACAATTGATGTGAAATCCCTAGGATTTGCAAGGCTGTCTTCAGAATCCCATCACGGAGGATCACCTATACACTGGGTGTTGCCTGCAGGAATGAATGCAAAAATGTTGGGAGGTGTCTTTAAAATTGACTGGATTTGTAGGTAAATAATCATtcatttatgtttctgtttattAACATTATGTTATAATATCATCTATTTATGATAATAAATCCTTCATGTACCCATGCCCTATGTTATTGAGTGTGATACTCAGATTTGTACCTgtcatacaaatattttttgttgtccATTAATAAGCTTAGAGATTTTTAATGCTTGAGTGTTTTCCTTCACTCATCTCTAACCCTGAAACTAAGAAAGTGTATTCTGAAGTTCTTGCAACTGATTGCTTGGTAGACAGCTGTGGCAAACAGCCATTCTTGTAGGATGCTTTTTCCTATGTTCATCTAATGTACGTCATTTtgctaaagaaaggaaatgctagTGTTCTAAAATAATGTGAGATAAGTAGAGACACTTTTTTATGTATAGGATGTGAGCAGTATGTACATTCCTATAATTGAGTTACACTGAAAAAAGTTACAAGTCTCTTTGAAGAAAACTAGCTGTAATGGTCCCATGAGATTTATTGCACGGTTGCATGAGCTCTGGtgctggcagaaagaaaaaatgcagaggaGTTTTCACTTATTGTTTAATTATGGGAagactgaggttggaaagaaccttagGAAGTTACCTACTATAATGTCAAAGATACTTTAGCTTGAGAGTAACATCGTGTTCTCTGGGTTTTATTCCAGTGACATTATTATATGAAGTACATGAAAGTACTCTGTCTCATAGAGACTGGTCAACATATTTAGATtgtacttgtttattttttgcacaATCTCAACATTTTACTAAGACGAGCATTTTAGAATGAGATCAACCTACTGCAATGTTAACTAGGCTGTCATAGGATGGACTATATCAAGTGAAATGTTCAGTTCTTCTTGTACTAATAGATTCATTCAGATACCTACCAGTACAAAGGTTAACAGAATTATACGTTATGCTATGTCATGTCGTACgaatgattattttaaaatatgaggGCAAAGCTGTAAATGATACCACTTGCATATTTAGGCGTGAATTGCCGTTCACTAAGTCTGCTCATCTGACCAATCCTTGGAACGAACATAAGCCGGTAAAGATTGGACGCGATGGACAGGTTTGttaatgctgttttttgttttgttttggtttttgtttaataattcACATCTTCGAGTTCTTGTTCAGTTTGTATATAGAGGTTTGGAATCTCTTTAGATCATTTACTCATTGTTAGGGTACTGTGACAAAGGCATTCATCTGATTTCTAATGCTGctggggaagaaggaaaatgaagaccAAGGAGTGATTatgttctttttgtctttgtgatAAACAGAGTTTGATGCTTCAAAACTGATGTTTTGGGATTGAAATACAATATGTCTGGATTGTATGATGTGCAAACCTGTATagcatgctttttcttttttcttttttacaagtTCTGATATTTCcagctgtttttttcattgtgttctGCCTTTCTCCTGTTTATCTTAGGGCATAGGCACTACCATAATTAAACGTATGCTAGTTAGTTGTTAGTGGGGTGGCTTGTCAGACATACTAGAGTGCAGGCATGTTGCTGCTGTAATCATGTAACTCAATCTTGATTTAAAATGATGGGTTCTGCTTTCCAGAGT
This region of Coturnix japonica isolate 7356 chromosome 4, Coturnix japonica 2.1, whole genome shotgun sequence genomic DNA includes:
- the YTHDC1 gene encoding YTH domain-containing protein 1 isoform X1, with protein sequence MAADSREEKGELNLFMEGSNTSRSQHKMSCRRTQLGASVVKWTHADLPPSAEMNYGELNVLDDILTDAPDQDDELYNPDSEQDKCEKKGSKRKSDRLENVESKRQKPSVHSSRQMMPKPPSSSVSNNKRIVSTKGKPVSEYKNEEYQRSDRNRRPDGDRKTRVSSSSRDPYKGQPEKTCLRKRDIDRRAKSSTPDGSERIRHDLDRRPSRSSHSSKEEVNSEEYCSDHETGSSGSSEQGNTENEEEGMEEEEDDEGEEDEEVEEDGEEDEEEYEQDERDQKEGNDYDTRSEASDSDSESASFTDGSVRSASGSEASDEKKKERKRARGISPIVFDRSGSSASESYAGSEKKHEKLSSSVRAVQKDQTSKLKYILQDARFFLIKSNNHENVSLAKAKGVWSTLPVNEKKLNAAFRSARSVILIFSVRESGKFQGFARLSSESHHGGSPIHWVLPAGMNAKMLGGVFKIDWICRRELPFTKSAHLTNPWNEHKPVKIGRDGQEIEPECGTQLCLLFPPDESIDLYQLIHKMRHKRRMHSQPRSRGRPSRRDPVRDVGRRRPEDYDIHNSRKKPRIDYPPEFHQRPGYIKDPRYPEVDRRFSGVRRDVFLNGSYNDYVREFHNMGPPPPWQGMPPYPGMEQPPHHPYYQHHAPPPQAHPPYSGHHPVPHEARYRDKRVHDYDMRVDDFLRRTQAVVSGRRSRPRERDRERERDRPRDNRRDRERDRGRDRERERERICDRDRDRGERGRYRR
- the YTHDC1 gene encoding YTH domain-containing protein 1 isoform X2 — its product is MAADSREEKGELNLFMEGSNTSRSQHKMSCRRTQLGASVVKWTHADLPPSAEMNYGELNVLDDILTDAPDQDDELYNPDSEQDKCEKKGSKRKSDRLENVESKRQKPSVHSSRQMMPKPPSSSVSNNKRIVSTKGKPVSEYKNEEYQRSDRNRRPDGDRKTRVSSSSRDPYKGQPEKTCLRKRDIDRRAKSSTPDGSERIRHDLDRRPSRSSHSSKEEVNSEEYCSDHETGSSGSSEQGNTENEEEGMEEEEDDEGEEDEEVEEDGEEDEEEYEQDERDQKEGNDYDTRSEASDSDSESASFTDGSVRSASGSEASDEKKKERKRARGISPIVFDRSGSSASESYADQTSKLKYILQDARFFLIKSNNHENVSLAKAKGVWSTLPVNEKKLNAAFRSARSVILIFSVRESGKFQGFARLSSESHHGGSPIHWVLPAGMNAKMLGGVFKIDWICRRELPFTKSAHLTNPWNEHKPVKIGRDGQEIEPECGTQLCLLFPPDESIDLYQLIHKMRHKRRMHSQPRSRGRPSRRDPVRDVGRRRPEDYDIHNSRKKPRIDYPPEFHQRPGYIKDPRYPEVDRRFSGVRRDVFLNGSYNDYVREFHNMGPPPPWQGMPPYPGMEQPPHHPYYQHHAPPPQAHPPYSGHHPVPHEARYRDKRVHDYDMRVDDFLRRTQAVVSGRRSRPRERDRERERDRPRDNRRDRERDRGRDRERERERICDRDRDRGERGRYRR
- the YTHDC1 gene encoding YTH domain-containing protein 1 isoform X3 gives rise to the protein MAADSREEKDGELNVLDDILTDAPDQDDELYNPDSEQDKCEKKGSKRKSDRLENVESKRQKPSVHSSRQMMPKPPSSSVSNNKRIVSTKGKPVSEYKNEEYQRSDRNRRPDGDRKTRVSSSSRDPYKGQPEKTCLRKRDIDRRAKSSTPDGSERIRHDLDRRPSRSSHSSKEEVNSEEYCSDHETGSSGSSEQGNTENEEEGMEEEEDDEGEEDEEVEEDGEEDEEEYEQDERDQKEGNDYDTRSEASDSDSESASFTDGSVRSASGSEASDEKKKERKRARGISPIVFDRSGSSASESYAGSEKKHEKLSSSVRAVQKDQTSKLKYILQDARFFLIKSNNHENVSLAKAKGVWSTLPVNEKKLNAAFRSARSVILIFSVRESGKFQGFARLSSESHHGGSPIHWVLPAGMNAKMLGGVFKIDWICRRELPFTKSAHLTNPWNEHKPVKIGRDGQEIEPECGTQLCLLFPPDESIDLYQLIHKMRHKRRMHSQPRSRGRPSRRDPVRDVGRRRPEDYDIHNSRKKPRIDYPPEFHQRPGYIKDPRYPEVDRRFSGVRRDVFLNGSYNDYVREFHNMGPPPPWQGMPPYPGMEQPPHHPYYQHHAPPPQAHPPYSGHHPVPHEARYRDKRVHDYDMRVDDFLRRTQAVVSGRRSRPRERDRERERDRPRDNRRDRERDRGRDRERERERICDRDRDRGERGRYRR
- the YTHDC1 gene encoding YTH domain-containing protein 1 isoform X4, encoding MAADSREEKDGELNVLDDILTDAPDQDDELYNPDSEQDKCEKKGSKRKSDRLENVESKRQKPSVHSSRQMMPKPPSSSVSNNKRIVSTKGKPVSEYKNEEYQRSDRNRRPDGDRKTRVSSSSRDPYKGQPEKTCLRKRDIDRRAKSSTPDGSERIRHDLDRRPSRSSHSSKEEVNSEEYCSDHETGSSGSSEQGNTENEEEGMEEEEDDEGEEDEEVEEDGEEDEEEYEQDERDQKEGNDYDTRSEASDSDSESASFTDGSVRSASGSEASDEKKKERKRARGISPIVFDRSGSSASESYADQTSKLKYILQDARFFLIKSNNHENVSLAKAKGVWSTLPVNEKKLNAAFRSARSVILIFSVRESGKFQGFARLSSESHHGGSPIHWVLPAGMNAKMLGGVFKIDWICRRELPFTKSAHLTNPWNEHKPVKIGRDGQEIEPECGTQLCLLFPPDESIDLYQLIHKMRHKRRMHSQPRSRGRPSRRDPVRDVGRRRPEDYDIHNSRKKPRIDYPPEFHQRPGYIKDPRYPEVDRRFSGVRRDVFLNGSYNDYVREFHNMGPPPPWQGMPPYPGMEQPPHHPYYQHHAPPPQAHPPYSGHHPVPHEARYRDKRVHDYDMRVDDFLRRTQAVVSGRRSRPRERDRERERDRPRDNRRDRERDRGRDRERERERICDRDRDRGERGRYRR
- the YTHDC1 gene encoding YTH domain-containing protein 1 isoform X5 — protein: MAADSREEKGELNLFMEGSNTSRSQHKMSCRRTQLGASVVKWTHADLPPSAEMNYGELNVLDDILTDAPDQDDELYNPDSEQDKCEKKGSKRKSDRLENVESKRQKPSVHSSRQMMPKPPSSSVSNNKRIVSTKGKPVSEYKNEEYQRSDRNRRPDGDRKTRVSSSSRDPYKGQPEKTCLRKRDIDRRAKSSTPDGSERIRHDLDRRPSRSSHSSKEEVNSEEYCSDHETGSSGSSEQGNTENEEEGMEEEEDDEGEEDEEVEEDGEEDEEEYEQDERDQKEGNDYDTRSEASDSDSESASFTDGSVRSASGSEASDEKKKERKRARGISPIVFDRSGSSASESYAGSEKKHEKLSSSVRAVQKDQTSKLKYILQDARFFLIKSNNHENVSLAKAKGVWSTLPVNEKKLNAAFRSARSVILIFSVRESGKFQGFARLSSESHHGGSPIHWVLPAGMNAKMLGGVFKIDWICR